A DNA window from Guyparkeria halophila contains the following coding sequences:
- a CDS encoding DUF2860 family protein: MAQVMAQAAARAILPLSLLLATGVQASPIADETGFSGEIQPLIGVISSRSNLAVSSDQKRIDSLYSLSSRETRPIGGALGQIDYTIVPRELSLYAGTPRSALADGEIGVEVGARYLVGGIGLLTVGVIPVTVNDSEVWSDPFVVGTRRDATDVDRRGLHLGLAGIAGSGLSVDYRLYRRDIDEERSGQALGLSAGDRRLLAREGTEHRFDLNYRLALTDRFSLTPGVQYRRLDADGAANRGWLLRPQLTARYDMDRWSLSMTGYYGVDRYDARQPIYDEYRDGKEMGLVAGVRYAEPFGWSNWSVNAYGVWSERDSDIRFYDQQTGVFAVGLGYRF, translated from the coding sequence ATGGCCCAGGTTATGGCCCAGGCGGCGGCCCGGGCCATCCTGCCGCTGAGCCTGCTCCTTGCAACGGGGGTGCAGGCCTCGCCGATAGCCGACGAGACCGGTTTCTCGGGCGAGATTCAGCCGCTGATCGGTGTCATTTCGAGCCGCTCCAACCTGGCGGTCTCCAGTGACCAGAAGCGTATCGATTCCCTCTACAGCCTTTCCTCACGCGAAACGCGACCGATCGGTGGGGCGCTGGGGCAAATCGACTACACCATCGTGCCACGGGAGTTGTCGCTCTATGCCGGCACGCCTCGTTCCGCCCTGGCCGATGGAGAAATCGGTGTCGAAGTCGGCGCGCGCTACTTGGTCGGCGGTATCGGTCTGCTGACGGTCGGCGTGATTCCGGTCACCGTGAATGACAGCGAGGTCTGGTCGGACCCCTTCGTCGTCGGCACCCGCCGGGATGCCACCGATGTCGATCGGCGCGGCCTACATCTGGGGTTGGCGGGGATCGCCGGCTCGGGGTTGTCGGTGGACTACCGGCTCTACCGCCGCGACATCGACGAGGAACGTTCCGGTCAGGCGCTGGGCCTCTCGGCCGGCGACCGTCGACTGCTGGCGCGAGAAGGCACGGAGCACCGCTTTGATCTCAACTACCGGCTCGCGCTGACCGATCGCTTCAGCCTGACGCCGGGGGTGCAGTACCGTCGCCTGGATGCCGATGGCGCGGCCAACCGAGGCTGGCTGCTGCGCCCGCAGCTGACTGCCCGCTACGACATGGATCGCTGGTCGCTCTCGATGACCGGTTACTACGGCGTCGACCGCTATGACGCGCGTCAGCCGATCTACGACGAGTACCGTGATGGCAAGGAAATGGGCCTGGTCGCCGGTGTGCGCTACGCCGAGCCGTTCGGCTGGTCGAACTGGTCGGTCAACGCCTATGGCGTGTGGTCCGAGCGCGATTCCGACATCCGCTTCTACGATCAGCAGACGGGCGTGTTCGCCGTCGGTCTCGGCTATCGGTTCTGA
- the ubiK gene encoding ubiquinone biosynthesis accessory factor UbiK yields MSITHTIEEISQRIEQSMPESLREGKQEFEKAVRQAVSNGFSRMDLVTREEFDVQTQVLARTRAKLEALEQRVAELEKHHGGPSDNEEGDMAS; encoded by the coding sequence ATGTCCATCACCCACACGATCGAAGAGATCTCTCAGCGCATCGAGCAGTCGATGCCCGAGAGCCTGCGCGAGGGCAAGCAGGAGTTCGAAAAAGCCGTGCGCCAGGCCGTCAGCAACGGGTTTTCGCGCATGGACCTGGTGACACGCGAGGAATTCGACGTCCAGACCCAGGTGCTCGCCCGCACCCGCGCCAAGCTCGAGGCACTGGAGCAGCGCGTCGCCGAGTTGGAAAAACACCACGGCGGCCCGTCGGACAATGAAGAAGGCGACATGGCCAGCTGA
- a CDS encoding GNAT family N-acetyltransferase, whose protein sequence is MSLPARQPVVRNRLSLDPAGPDELACVAALAECIWWRCYPPIIGSAQVHYMLGRGYALSALREAQQTGSRFSLLRIAGVPIGFSAWRHEAPAAFLDKLYLHPGFHGTGLGRWLIDASCRQMAGEGLDRVRLRVNRHNHPAIRAYQRTGFVVSGSDCQPIGGGFVMDDYLMSRTGILGLLLD, encoded by the coding sequence ATGTCGTTGCCCGCGCGCCAACCTGTGGTACGAAACCGGCTGTCGCTTGATCCGGCAGGCCCCGACGAGCTGGCCTGTGTTGCCGCGTTGGCCGAATGCATCTGGTGGCGGTGTTACCCGCCCATTATTGGCAGCGCACAGGTCCACTATATGCTCGGCCGCGGTTACGCCCTGTCGGCACTGCGCGAGGCACAGCAGACCGGCAGCCGCTTTTCGCTACTGCGTATCGCCGGTGTGCCGATCGGCTTTTCGGCCTGGCGGCACGAGGCGCCGGCGGCATTCCTGGACAAGCTGTATCTGCATCCGGGCTTTCATGGCACGGGGCTGGGTCGGTGGCTGATCGATGCCAGCTGTCGACAGATGGCCGGCGAGGGTCTCGACCGCGTCCGGTTACGGGTCAATCGTCACAACCACCCCGCCATACGCGCCTACCAGCGGACCGGTTTTGTCGTGTCGGGCAGCGATTGCCAGCCGATCGGAGGGGGGTTCGTCATGGACGATTACCTCATGTCCCGCACGGGAATTCTCGGGCTTTTGCTAGACTGA
- a CDS encoding TorF family putative porin has protein sequence MKKTLIATSLSTAMASALSLSALTLPSVAAAEVSANAGVVSNYFFRGVTQTDDGAAVQGGLDYGHESGFYAGTWASTVDFGDGTSYELDLYAGYGGSIGDLGYDVGYIYYAYPDGDDLDFGEIYGSLTYSYFTAGMAYTVNSQATGESVFDTGDMYYYAGVDVPFGESGYSGSLYYGYYSFDADSSTYDVDYGHWSAGLSKDAGEFGSFGLNFELADIDEGNPVFGDDNSDDLKLWISWSKSF, from the coding sequence ATGAAAAAGACCCTTATCGCAACCAGCCTTTCCACCGCCATGGCCTCCGCCCTCAGCCTGTCGGCCCTCACCCTGCCTTCCGTGGCCGCGGCCGAGGTGTCCGCCAATGCCGGCGTGGTTTCCAACTACTTCTTCCGTGGTGTCACCCAGACCGACGACGGTGCGGCCGTTCAAGGCGGTCTCGATTATGGGCACGAGTCCGGTTTTTACGCCGGTACCTGGGCGTCTACCGTCGACTTCGGTGACGGCACCAGCTACGAGCTCGACCTCTACGCCGGCTACGGTGGCAGCATCGGCGATCTCGGTTACGACGTCGGCTATATCTACTACGCCTACCCGGACGGCGATGATCTTGACTTCGGCGAGATCTACGGCTCCCTGACCTACAGCTACTTCACCGCGGGCATGGCCTACACGGTCAATTCCCAGGCGACGGGCGAGAGCGTCTTCGACACGGGTGACATGTACTACTACGCCGGTGTCGACGTGCCGTTCGGCGAGTCCGGCTACAGCGGTAGCCTCTACTACGGTTACTACAGCTTCGATGCCGATAGCTCGACCTACGATGTGGACTACGGTCACTGGAGTGCGGGCCTCTCCAAGGATGCCGGGGAATTCGGTTCCTTTGGCCTGAACTTCGAACTCGCTGACATCGACGAGGGCAATCCGGTCTTCGGCGACGACAATTCCGACGACCTGAAGCTCTGGATCAGCTGGTCGAAGTCGTTCTGA
- a CDS encoding EAL domain-containing protein, which produces MPQVTELNDLQVFPDGVRQVTCRDCLAEAADKLGFSFSMAFQPIVDIDRNEVYAYEALVRGPNGESAGSVLSQVNETNLYYFDQAARVTAIRLASELGIQANLSINFMPNAVYKPAACIRATMEAAAIYDFDPKRLIFEVTEAERITDRSHLRAIFDEYRERGLMRAIDDYGEGFAGLNHLIELEPDLVKIDLNLVRDVDTHRSKQAVIRSTTMMCEEMGIELIAEGVETRAEYEALRAMGLNRFQGYWFAKPGFETLPIPEMP; this is translated from the coding sequence ATGCCGCAAGTGACCGAACTCAACGACCTGCAGGTGTTCCCCGACGGGGTACGGCAGGTGACCTGCCGCGATTGCTTGGCCGAGGCCGCGGATAAACTGGGTTTTTCCTTCTCGATGGCCTTTCAGCCGATCGTCGATATCGATCGGAACGAGGTCTACGCCTACGAGGCGCTGGTGCGGGGTCCCAACGGCGAATCGGCCGGCAGCGTGCTTTCCCAGGTCAACGAGACAAACCTTTATTACTTCGATCAGGCCGCGCGCGTGACCGCGATCCGCCTGGCCTCGGAGTTGGGCATACAGGCGAACCTGAGTATCAACTTCATGCCCAATGCCGTCTACAAACCGGCCGCCTGTATCCGGGCCACCATGGAGGCGGCCGCCATCTATGACTTTGACCCGAAGCGATTGATCTTCGAGGTCACCGAGGCCGAACGCATCACGGACCGCAGCCACCTGCGGGCGATCTTCGACGAGTACCGCGAGCGTGGCCTGATGCGCGCGATCGATGACTACGGTGAGGGGTTCGCCGGCTTGAACCACCTGATCGAGCTGGAGCCCGACCTGGTCAAGATCGACCTCAACCTGGTGCGCGACGTCGATACACACCGCAGCAAACAGGCGGTGATCCGCTCGACGACGATGATGTGCGAGGAAATGGGGATCGAGCTGATTGCCGAAGGGGTGGAGACGCGCGCAGAATACGAAGCGCTGCGCGCGATGGGGCTCAACCGCTTCCAGGGATACTGGTTTGCCAAGCCCGGCTTCGAGACGCTCCCGATCCCCGAGATGCCCTGA
- the mnmH gene encoding tRNA 2-selenouridine(34) synthase MnmH: MSGRVDLPLVTDMASVFLDDRPLLDVRAPVEFAQGAFPGAKNRPLLTDEERHQVGIRYKEAGQDAAIALGYELVDAQEKARRVAEWQAFAAAHPDGLLYCFRGGLRSRLTQQMLFDEAGITYPRVAGGYKAMRRFLLDALETQAVDAPLIMLGGRTGVGKTPFLTRFERHLDLEGRARHKGSAFGREPEPQPMPIDFENQVAIDLLRLRQRSPDEPILVEDEGKMVGARLVPPTLFERMRVSPLVVIERPLDERVEQSLKDYIIDLEAGYRRVLATDASGASAQVREHILGAIDRVAKRLGGVRHAKVRGMAEEALDAWYGRDDVQGLRDLIRVMLVEYYDPMYDYQLANKRDRIAFSGPPEAVAEELIARGLRPQRPI, from the coding sequence GTGAGCGGGCGAGTCGATCTGCCGCTCGTGACCGATATGGCCTCGGTCTTTCTCGATGACCGACCGTTGCTGGATGTGCGTGCACCGGTGGAATTCGCCCAGGGGGCGTTCCCCGGGGCGAAAAATCGTCCGCTGCTCACTGACGAGGAGCGGCACCAGGTCGGTATTCGTTACAAGGAAGCCGGTCAGGACGCGGCGATCGCACTGGGCTACGAGTTGGTCGATGCACAGGAAAAGGCCCGACGGGTGGCCGAGTGGCAGGCGTTTGCCGCGGCCCATCCCGATGGCCTGCTCTACTGCTTCCGTGGCGGGCTGCGTTCGCGACTGACCCAGCAGATGCTGTTCGACGAGGCGGGGATCACGTATCCGCGGGTCGCCGGTGGCTACAAGGCGATGCGCCGCTTTCTGCTTGACGCCCTGGAAACCCAGGCGGTCGACGCGCCGCTGATCATGCTGGGTGGGCGCACCGGTGTGGGAAAGACGCCGTTCCTGACCCGGTTCGAGCGCCACCTGGATCTCGAGGGCCGAGCGCGGCACAAGGGTTCGGCGTTCGGCCGTGAGCCGGAGCCGCAACCCATGCCGATCGATTTCGAGAACCAGGTCGCCATCGATCTGCTGCGCCTGCGACAACGATCCCCGGACGAACCGATCCTGGTGGAGGACGAGGGCAAGATGGTCGGTGCGCGGCTGGTGCCGCCGACCCTGTTCGAGCGCATGCGCGTCTCGCCGCTGGTGGTGATCGAGCGCCCCCTGGACGAGCGGGTCGAGCAGAGCCTCAAGGACTACATCATCGATCTCGAGGCGGGCTATCGTCGCGTGCTGGCCACCGACGCCTCCGGCGCCAGCGCGCAGGTGCGCGAGCATATCCTGGGGGCGATCGACCGGGTCGCCAAGCGACTCGGGGGCGTGCGTCACGCCAAGGTGCGCGGCATGGCCGAGGAAGCCCTCGATGCCTGGTATGGGCGGGACGACGTGCAGGGCCTGCGCGACCTGATTCGCGTGATGCTGGTCGAGTACTACGACCCCATGTACGACTACCAGCTGGCCAACAAGCGTGACCGGATCGCCTTCAGCGGCCCGCCCGAGGCGGTGGCCGAGGAACTGATCGCGCGAGGATTGCGGCCGCAACGGCCGATCTGA
- the cmoA gene encoding carboxy-S-adenosyl-L-methionine synthase CmoA produces the protein MSESPQQPVPSGRDDLYRDPQPPAAFRFDASVAAVFPDMISRSVPGYRFNLELVAAIARRHVQAHSRVYDLGCSLGAMTLSIRSALAGMDAPPAGVELIGVDNSEAMLERARAQLAAFHSPYRTDLVCADLAEVRPERASMMVLAYTLQFVEPARRDAVIARLHDGLLPDGVLVLAEKVHEPDPGAEGLMTELHHDFKRANGYSELEIAGKRQALENVLLTETVVNHEERLRRAGFDEVVMLSRHYGFCLWLARRCKKTTKKPG, from the coding sequence ATGTCGGAATCACCCCAACAACCCGTGCCGAGCGGTCGAGACGATCTCTACCGCGACCCGCAACCACCGGCGGCGTTTCGTTTCGATGCCTCGGTGGCGGCGGTGTTTCCGGACATGATCTCGCGCTCCGTGCCGGGCTATCGTTTCAATCTCGAGCTGGTGGCGGCGATTGCCCGACGCCATGTGCAGGCCCACTCGCGGGTCTACGACCTGGGCTGCTCGCTGGGGGCGATGACGCTCTCGATCCGCTCGGCACTGGCCGGGATGGATGCCCCGCCGGCGGGTGTCGAGCTGATCGGCGTGGACAACTCCGAGGCGATGCTCGAGCGCGCCCGGGCGCAGCTGGCCGCGTTTCACTCGCCCTATCGCACCGATCTGGTCTGCGCCGATCTTGCCGAGGTGAGACCCGAACGCGCCTCGATGATGGTGCTCGCCTACACGCTGCAGTTCGTCGAGCCGGCGCGGCGTGATGCCGTGATCGCTCGCCTCCACGATGGCCTGTTGCCGGATGGCGTGCTGGTGCTGGCCGAAAAGGTTCATGAGCCCGATCCCGGCGCCGAGGGGCTGATGACCGAGCTTCACCATGACTTCAAGCGTGCCAATGGCTACTCCGAGCTGGAGATTGCCGGCAAGCGCCAGGCATTGGAAAACGTGCTGCTCACCGAGACCGTCGTCAATCACGAGGAGCGCCTGCGGCGAGCCGGCTTCGACGAGGTGGTGATGCTCTCGCGCCATTACGGGTTCTGCCTCTGGCTGGCGCGCCGATGCAAAAAAACAACGAAGAAACCCGGCTGA
- the cmoB gene encoding tRNA 5-methoxyuridine(34)/uridine 5-oxyacetic acid(34) synthase CmoB: MTEATTEQQIALGVERIARQTRAALGHLPRRMPMEGWRTFDWSAVNHGDWSRWLAAVGALPERPAGAINHLDRPAITATTDGPALPGLEADLRALIPWRKGPYELFGVLIDTEWRSDLKWDRLVDRIQPLAGRRVLDIGSGNGYHLWRMLGAGADFALGVDPTWVFVAQFHAVAHLLGETRAGIVPTTLERFPQRPRFDTVFSMGVLYHRRDPFTHLGELKACLRPGGELVLETLVVEGDATTILTPADRYAGMRNVWFLPSPAAVIGWLKRMGFVDPEVIDVTVTTAEEQHRTEWFGDRQSLVDFLDPDDPTRTREGLPAPQRAIITARCP; encoded by the coding sequence ATGACGGAGGCAACGACGGAGCAGCAGATCGCGCTCGGGGTCGAGCGCATCGCCCGCCAGACGCGGGCAGCGCTTGGCCATCTGCCCCGGCGGATGCCGATGGAGGGATGGCGGACGTTCGACTGGTCCGCGGTCAATCATGGTGACTGGTCGCGCTGGCTCGCCGCCGTCGGTGCCCTCCCCGAGCGTCCCGCCGGGGCGATCAATCATCTCGACCGGCCCGCCATCACCGCGACCACCGACGGTCCCGCCCTGCCCGGGCTGGAGGCCGACCTGCGTGCCCTGATCCCCTGGCGCAAGGGCCCCTACGAACTGTTTGGCGTGTTGATCGACACCGAGTGGCGCTCGGATCTCAAATGGGATCGCCTGGTCGATCGTATCCAGCCGCTCGCCGGTCGGCGGGTGCTTGATATCGGCAGCGGGAATGGCTATCACCTGTGGCGCATGCTCGGCGCGGGGGCGGATTTCGCCCTAGGCGTCGATCCCACCTGGGTGTTCGTCGCCCAGTTCCACGCCGTCGCCCACCTGCTGGGCGAGACGCGCGCCGGCATCGTGCCCACCACGCTGGAGCGTTTCCCACAGCGACCGCGCTTCGACACGGTCTTCTCCATGGGCGTGCTCTATCACCGCCGCGATCCGTTCACGCACCTGGGCGAACTCAAGGCCTGCCTGCGCCCCGGCGGCGAGCTGGTCCTCGAGACCCTGGTGGTCGAGGGCGATGCCACCACCATCCTCACCCCGGCGGATCGCTATGCTGGCATGCGCAACGTCTGGTTCCTGCCCAGTCCGGCCGCCGTGATCGGCTGGCTCAAACGGATGGGTTTCGTCGATCCCGAGGTGATCGACGTGACGGTAACCACCGCCGAGGAGCAGCACCGTACCGAATGGTTCGGCGACCGGCAGTCGCTGGTCGACTTCCTCGACCCCGACGACCCCACTCGGACCCGTGAGGGGCTACCCGCGCCCCAGCGCGCCATCATCACCGCTCGCTGTCCCTAG
- the selD gene encoding selenide, water dikinase SelD, whose protein sequence is MSSDNAPNIRLTQYSHGAGCGCKISPALLDDMLVSSLTPIQPDARLLVGNDSRDDAAVFDLGDGSAVISTTDFFMPIVDDPFTFGRIAATNAISDIYAMGGQPLLAIAILGWPIDKLGPKIAAAVIDGGRSACHEAGITLAGGHSIDAPEPIFGLAVTGRVELDRLKRNDTAQAGDHLFLTKPLGVGVLTTAQKNGVLDAAHVDFAPQSMTRLNQIGRELAAIESVTAMTDVTGFGLGGHLLELVRGSRLRAEIDVASLPLIEAVADYIAAGQMPGGTGRNFASYGRDLGQMSEFARAIVCDPQTSGGLLVSVRPEAVDTVAALLSEAGLHASPIGRLLEENEGPRVVFHEDGSV, encoded by the coding sequence ATGTCCTCAGACAACGCTCCCAATATCCGATTGACCCAGTACAGCCACGGCGCGGGTTGCGGCTGCAAGATCTCCCCGGCCCTGCTCGACGACATGCTGGTCTCGAGCCTGACCCCGATCCAGCCCGATGCCCGCCTGCTGGTGGGCAACGACTCGCGTGACGATGCCGCCGTCTTCGATCTGGGCGACGGCAGCGCGGTGATCTCGACCACCGATTTCTTCATGCCGATCGTCGACGACCCGTTCACCTTCGGGCGGATCGCGGCGACCAATGCCATCAGCGACATCTACGCCATGGGCGGCCAACCCCTGCTGGCCATTGCCATTCTCGGCTGGCCGATTGACAAGCTGGGGCCGAAGATCGCGGCGGCGGTGATCGACGGCGGACGCAGCGCCTGTCACGAGGCCGGCATCACGCTGGCCGGCGGGCACTCGATCGATGCCCCCGAGCCGATCTTCGGCCTGGCCGTGACCGGTCGCGTCGAACTTGATCGGCTCAAGCGCAACGACACCGCGCAGGCCGGTGACCACCTCTTCCTGACCAAACCGCTGGGGGTCGGCGTGCTGACCACGGCGCAGAAAAACGGCGTGCTTGATGCCGCCCATGTCGATTTTGCCCCGCAGAGCATGACGCGCCTGAACCAGATCGGTCGGGAATTGGCGGCGATCGAGTCGGTCACCGCCATGACCGATGTCACCGGCTTCGGGTTGGGCGGGCATTTGCTCGAGCTGGTGCGCGGCAGCCGGCTGCGCGCCGAGATCGACGTGGCATCGCTGCCGCTGATCGAGGCGGTCGCCGACTACATCGCCGCCGGCCAGATGCCGGGTGGTACCGGGCGCAATTTCGCCAGCTACGGACGCGATCTGGGTCAGATGAGCGAGTTCGCCCGCGCGATTGTCTGTGATCCGCAGACCTCAGGGGGCTTGCTGGTGTCGGTGCGTCCCGAGGCCGTCGACACGGTCGCCGCGCTGCTGAGCGAGGCGGGCCTGCATGCCTCGCCGATCGGGCGTCTGCTCGAAGAAAACGAAGGCCCGCGAGTGGTCTTCCACGAGGACGGCTCGGTGTGA
- a CDS encoding P-II family nitrogen regulator — MKLITAIIKPFKLDDVREALGGVGVKGITMTEVKGFGRQKGHTELYRGAEYVVDFLPKVKLEMVVDDGLADQVIEVITNAASTGKIGDGKIFVSPIEEAIRIRTGETGADAL; from the coding sequence ATGAAACTGATTACGGCAATCATCAAGCCCTTCAAGCTTGACGACGTTCGCGAGGCACTCGGCGGCGTCGGCGTGAAAGGGATCACCATGACCGAGGTCAAGGGCTTCGGTCGCCAGAAAGGCCACACCGAGCTCTACCGGGGCGCGGAGTACGTGGTCGACTTCCTGCCCAAGGTAAAGCTGGAGATGGTCGTTGACGACGGCCTGGCCGACCAGGTGATCGAGGTGATCACCAATGCGGCAAGTACCGGCAAGATCGGCGACGGCAAGATCTTCGTCTCGCCGATCGAGGAAGCCATTCGCATCCGCACCGGCGAGACCGGCGCGGACGCCCTTTAA
- a CDS encoding ammonium transporter, with product METQVIELGYALDTFYFLIAGAFVMWMAAGFTMLEAGLVRSKSTVEILTKNIALFSIACIMYMAVGYNIMYSDGVSSIIPGLSFFLGADNTAAEVAASGGDIYYSNMADFFFQVVFVATAMSIVSGVVAERMKLWSFLAFTVVLTGLIYPIQGYWSWGGGILSDLGYSDYAGSGIVHFAGAVAALAGVLLLGPRKGKFGPNGQVNALPGANLPLATLGTFILWLGWFGFNGGSELKVSDVDSANAVAQVFTNTNLAAAGGVVAAMIVSKLTFGKVDLTMVLNGALAGLVAITADPSSPSALLAVIIGAIGGVIVVFSILGFEKIKIDDPVGALSVHGVAGIWGVLAVLLSNDSATLGGQLAGLALIGGFVFVASLIIWLILKAVMGLRISEEDEQEGVDSVECGMEAYPEFTNK from the coding sequence GTGGAAACTCAAGTCATCGAACTGGGCTATGCCCTCGATACGTTCTACTTCCTGATCGCCGGTGCCTTCGTCATGTGGATGGCGGCAGGCTTCACCATGCTCGAGGCCGGGTTGGTGCGCTCCAAGAGCACCGTCGAGATCCTGACAAAGAACATCGCGCTGTTCTCGATCGCCTGCATCATGTACATGGCCGTTGGCTACAACATCATGTACAGCGACGGCGTCTCCAGCATCATCCCGGGCCTGTCGTTCTTCCTGGGCGCAGACAACACGGCAGCCGAAGTCGCGGCGAGTGGTGGTGACATCTACTACTCCAACATGGCCGACTTCTTCTTCCAGGTCGTGTTCGTGGCCACTGCCATGTCGATCGTCTCCGGCGTGGTCGCCGAACGGATGAAGCTGTGGTCGTTCCTCGCCTTCACCGTGGTCCTCACCGGCCTGATCTACCCGATCCAGGGCTACTGGAGCTGGGGTGGCGGCATCCTGAGCGATCTGGGCTACTCCGACTACGCCGGTTCGGGCATCGTCCACTTCGCCGGTGCGGTCGCCGCATTGGCTGGTGTCCTGCTGCTCGGCCCGCGTAAGGGCAAGTTCGGTCCGAACGGCCAGGTCAATGCCCTGCCGGGTGCCAACCTGCCGCTGGCGACACTGGGTACGTTCATCCTGTGGTTGGGCTGGTTCGGCTTCAACGGCGGCTCGGAACTCAAGGTCTCCGATGTCGACTCGGCCAACGCCGTCGCCCAGGTGTTCACCAATACCAACCTGGCGGCTGCCGGTGGCGTGGTCGCGGCGATGATCGTCTCCAAGCTCACCTTCGGCAAGGTCGACCTGACCATGGTGCTCAACGGCGCACTGGCTGGCCTGGTCGCCATCACCGCGGATCCGTCCTCCCCGTCGGCTCTCCTGGCGGTCATCATCGGCGCCATCGGTGGCGTGATCGTGGTGTTCTCGATCCTCGGTTTCGAGAAGATCAAGATCGACGACCCGGTCGGTGCCCTGTCGGTACACGGCGTGGCCGGTATCTGGGGCGTGCTGGCGGTACTGCTGTCCAACGACAGCGCGACCCTCGGCGGTCAGCTGGCCGGTCTGGCCCTGATCGGTGGCTTCGTCTTCGTCGCCAGCCTGATCATCTGGCTGATCCTCAAGGCCGTGATGGGCCTGCGCATCAGCGAGGAGGACGAGCAGGAAGGCGTCGACTCGGTCGAGTGCGGTATGGAGGCCTACCCCGAGTTCACCAACAAGTAA
- a CDS encoding YigZ family protein — protein MSQTGYVTPAATIERELEIKKSRFIARAGLVADRQAALAFVEAVKADYPDARHHCWAYLIGNPDTSASAAMSDDGEPSGTAGKPILNVIQHKGIGDVIVVVTRYFGGVKLGAGGLVRAYAGSTQQVLADLPLDEHRPQRAFTLAFDFADEQPLRHWSDQHGAQLQSIDYGPRVTAQLNVPLEQVEAFEAFLGAQGIERLGATDDD, from the coding sequence ATGAGCCAAACGGGCTACGTCACCCCGGCCGCGACGATCGAGCGCGAGCTGGAGATCAAGAAAAGCCGTTTCATCGCCCGCGCCGGGCTGGTCGCGGACCGCCAGGCGGCCCTGGCCTTCGTCGAGGCGGTGAAGGCCGACTACCCGGACGCCCGCCACCATTGCTGGGCCTACTTGATCGGCAACCCCGACACGTCGGCCAGCGCGGCAATGAGCGATGACGGCGAACCGAGCGGCACCGCCGGCAAGCCGATTCTCAACGTCATCCAGCACAAGGGCATCGGTGACGTGATCGTGGTGGTGACGCGCTACTTCGGCGGGGTCAAACTGGGGGCCGGCGGCCTGGTGCGCGCCTATGCCGGGTCGACCCAGCAGGTGCTGGCCGACCTTCCCCTGGACGAACATCGCCCGCAGCGGGCCTTTACCCTGGCGTTCGACTTTGCCGACGAGCAACCGTTGCGCCACTGGTCGGACCAGCACGGGGCGCAACTGCAATCGATCGACTACGGCCCCCGGGTCACCGCGCAGCTGAACGTGCCGCTGGAACAGGTCGAGGCCTTCGAGGCCTTTCTCGGTGCCCAGGGCATCGAACGGCTCGGGGCAACGGACGACGACTGA
- a CDS encoding DJ-1 family glyoxalase III gives MASKALVILAPGFEDLEAITTIDILRRGGIQVEVAALHENKVTGSRGTTVVADTNLTLLDDDRVFDAIVLPGGQPGANNLAADKRVIARLQDQSVAGRWIGAVCAAPKVLAAAGLLKGRRVTHFPGALDATDSQGVEVADEAVVVDGNLVTGRGPGVAMDFALALVEQLAGRETRDAVESKLAR, from the coding sequence ATGGCAAGCAAGGCGCTGGTCATTCTGGCACCCGGTTTCGAGGACCTGGAGGCCATCACCACCATCGATATCCTGCGTCGTGGCGGTATCCAGGTGGAGGTTGCCGCCCTGCATGAAAACAAGGTGACCGGTTCACGCGGCACCACGGTCGTCGCCGACACCAACCTCACCCTGCTCGACGACGATCGGGTCTTCGATGCCATCGTGCTGCCCGGCGGTCAGCCCGGCGCGAACAACCTCGCCGCCGACAAGCGGGTCATCGCCCGCCTGCAGGATCAGTCGGTCGCGGGCCGCTGGATCGGTGCCGTCTGTGCCGCACCCAAGGTGCTCGCGGCCGCCGGTCTCCTCAAGGGACGTCGCGTCACGCACTTCCCCGGCGCGCTCGATGCGACCGACTCGCAGGGCGTCGAGGTGGCCGACGAGGCCGTGGTCGTCGACGGCAACCTGGTCACCGGTCGCGGTCCGGGCGTGGCGATGGACTTTGCCCTGGCGCTGGTCGAGCAACTGGCCGGGCGCGAAACCCGCGACGCGGTGGAATCCAAGCTCGCCCGTTGA